The following proteins come from a genomic window of Polaribacter dokdonensis:
- a CDS encoding carbon-nitrogen hydrolase family protein — protein sequence MSKNLLKVALAQISPVWLNKEKTLQKIKKSITNAAQENCELIVFGEALLPGYPFWIALTNGAAWNSTTQKEIHAHYIRNSITIEKGELDAVCTLAKQHKIAIYLGIMERAENRGGHSIYASLVYINEEGIIKSVHRKLQPTFDERLTWAPGDGNGLKVHSLKEFTVGGLNCWENWMPLPRTALYGLGENLHIAVWPGSEHNTKDITRFIARESRSFVISVSSLMAKSDFPKDVPHYDKIVKDAPEVLANGGSCIAGPDGEWLIEPVLEKEGLIIETLDFNRVLEERQNFDVVGHYSRPDVTKLQVNRERQSTVEFND from the coding sequence ATGAGCAAGAATTTGTTAAAAGTAGCTTTAGCACAAATTTCTCCTGTTTGGTTAAACAAGGAAAAAACGTTGCAGAAAATAAAAAAATCAATTACAAATGCAGCTCAAGAAAATTGCGAGCTTATTGTATTTGGTGAAGCTTTACTACCTGGTTATCCATTTTGGATAGCATTAACCAATGGTGCTGCTTGGAACTCAACCACTCAAAAAGAAATTCACGCACATTACATTCGCAATTCTATAACTATAGAAAAAGGCGAGTTAGATGCTGTCTGCACACTTGCAAAACAACACAAAATAGCCATTTATTTAGGTATTATGGAGCGTGCAGAAAATAGAGGAGGACATAGTATTTATGCAAGTTTGGTTTATATTAATGAAGAAGGAATTATAAAATCTGTACATCGAAAATTACAACCAACTTTCGATGAACGTTTAACTTGGGCTCCTGGAGATGGAAATGGTTTGAAAGTACATTCGCTAAAAGAGTTTACTGTAGGCGGATTAAACTGTTGGGAAAATTGGATGCCTTTACCAAGAACAGCTTTGTATGGTTTAGGAGAAAATTTACACATTGCAGTTTGGCCAGGTTCAGAGCATAATACCAAAGATATTACACGTTTTATAGCTAGAGAATCGCGTTCGTTTGTAATTTCTGTTTCTAGTTTAATGGCAAAATCAGATTTTCCTAAAGATGTACCTCACTATGATAAAATAGTAAAGGATGCTCCAGAAGTTTTGGCAAATGGAGGTTCTTGTATTGCAGGTCCAGATGGAGAATGGCTAATTGAGCCTGTATTAGAAAAGGAAGGTTTAATCATAGAAACGTTAGATTTTAATCGTGTTTTAGAAGAGCGTCAAAACTTTGATGTTGTTGGGCATTATTCTAGACCAGATGTTACCAAATTACAGGTAAATAGAGAAAGACAAAGTACTGTAGAATTTAATGATTAA
- a CDS encoding DUF2797 domain-containing protein, whose protein sequence is MQYQGVLRKMMTEIGDEVQYYLDMKTDFLNMNQLISKEIKLSFVTYECLNCHLEKKIYRQGYCQSCFFDIPQAADWIMRPELSKAHLDEEDRDLAYEKRVQLQPHIVYLANSSNVKVGVTRKQQVPTRWIDQGAHEAIEIVEVPNRYLAGITEVALKEHVADKTNWRKMLKNDIEDVNLVEWREKLKEYIPAEATEYFIESNIETNINFPVTQYPAKPKSLNLIKTPTYTGKLVGIKGQYLIFEDETVFNVRSNEGLVVNIQI, encoded by the coding sequence ATGCAGTATCAAGGAGTATTAAGAAAAATGATGACCGAAATTGGAGATGAGGTTCAATATTATTTAGATATGAAAACTGATTTCTTAAACATGAACCAGTTGATATCTAAGGAGATAAAACTTTCTTTTGTTACTTATGAGTGTTTAAACTGTCATTTAGAAAAGAAAATATACAGACAAGGATATTGTCAATCGTGTTTTTTTGATATTCCTCAAGCAGCAGATTGGATTATGAGACCAGAGTTAAGCAAAGCACATTTAGATGAAGAAGATCGTGATTTAGCTTATGAAAAACGTGTGCAATTGCAACCTCATATTGTGTATTTGGCTAATTCTAGCAATGTAAAAGTTGGTGTTACTAGAAAACAACAAGTACCTACTAGATGGATAGATCAAGGAGCACATGAAGCTATAGAAATAGTAGAAGTACCTAATAGATATTTAGCAGGTATTACAGAAGTTGCCTTAAAAGAACATGTTGCAGATAAAACCAATTGGCGTAAAATGCTAAAGAATGATATTGAAGATGTTAATTTAGTAGAATGGAGAGAGAAACTAAAAGAATACATTCCTGCAGAAGCAACTGAATATTTTATTGAAAGTAATATAGAAACCAATATTAATTTTCCAGTTACTCAATATCCAGCAAAACCAAAAAGTTTAAACTTAATTAAAACTCCTACTTATACAGGTAAATTAGTAGGCATTAAAGGTCAGTATTTAATCTTTGAGGATGAAACTGTTTTTAATGTAAGATCTAATGAGGGCTTAGTAGTAAATATCCAAATTTAA
- a CDS encoding GH3 auxin-responsive promoter family protein, producing the protein MALPIVNSIISWFLKKRIHQIELFLKYPNDVQTELLLKLTSAAKRTEFGKKHEFSSIKSYTDFTNLVPIQKYESIEPLIERCRRGEQNLFWASPIKWFAKSSGTTNAKSKFIPVSDEALEYCHMKAGKDMLCLYLHNNAETQLFTGKGLKLGGSSAIYEDNNSYFGDLSAIITENLPFWADYSSAPSQEVSLMAEWETKMEAIIDETINENITSLVGVPSWMLVLLNRVLERTGKNHILEVWPNLEVYFHGGVNFNPYREQYKKLIPKKDFQYYETYNASEGFFAIQDENGSKELLLMLDYGIFYEFIDMKNYKGEASKTIPLSEVEKDVDYALIITTNSGLWRYLIGDTIRFTSLHPYRIKITGRTKHYINVFGEELNIENVEDALKLTCEKTDALIKEYTAGPIFMKDNKSGGHEWVIEFTKKPENMNYFTEMLDNSLKAINSDYEAKRYNSMTLAMPKIHVAKDGLFYDWLKKKDKLGGQHKVPRLSNSRDFVEELLKM; encoded by the coding sequence ATGGCTTTACCTATTGTAAATTCAATCATTTCTTGGTTTTTAAAGAAGCGAATTCATCAAATAGAGTTGTTTTTAAAGTATCCAAATGATGTGCAAACTGAACTTTTATTAAAGTTAACTAGTGCTGCAAAACGCACTGAATTTGGTAAAAAACACGAGTTTTCATCCATAAAAAGTTATACCGATTTTACAAACCTTGTACCTATACAAAAATATGAAAGTATAGAACCACTCATTGAACGATGTAGAAGAGGAGAACAGAATTTATTTTGGGCATCACCCATAAAATGGTTTGCAAAAAGTAGTGGTACAACAAATGCTAAAAGTAAGTTTATACCTGTTAGTGATGAGGCTTTAGAATATTGTCATATGAAAGCTGGTAAAGACATGTTATGCTTGTATTTGCACAATAATGCTGAAACACAATTATTTACAGGTAAAGGTTTAAAACTAGGTGGAAGTTCTGCCATTTACGAAGACAACAATTCTTACTTTGGAGATTTATCTGCAATAATTACTGAGAATTTACCTTTTTGGGCAGACTACAGTTCTGCTCCAAGCCAAGAAGTTTCTTTAATGGCTGAATGGGAAACCAAAATGGAGGCCATAATTGATGAAACCATCAACGAAAATATTACAAGTTTGGTTGGTGTACCAAGTTGGATGTTAGTCTTATTAAATCGTGTTTTAGAACGAACAGGAAAAAATCATATTCTAGAAGTTTGGCCGAATTTAGAGGTGTATTTTCATGGTGGTGTAAACTTTAACCCTTACAGAGAACAGTATAAAAAACTTATTCCGAAAAAAGACTTTCAGTATTATGAAACCTATAATGCTTCTGAAGGTTTTTTTGCGATACAAGATGAAAATGGCTCTAAAGAACTCTTGTTGATGTTAGATTATGGAATTTTTTATGAGTTTATAGACATGAAAAACTATAAGGGAGAAGCCTCAAAAACGATTCCGCTTTCTGAAGTAGAAAAAGATGTAGACTATGCTTTGATTATAACTACCAACAGTGGTTTGTGGCGTTATTTAATAGGTGATACCATTCGTTTTACTTCTTTACATCCTTATCGAATTAAAATTACAGGAAGAACAAAACATTATATCAATGTATTTGGAGAAGAGCTAAATATTGAGAATGTAGAAGATGCTCTAAAGCTAACTTGTGAAAAAACAGATGCCTTAATTAAGGAGTATACAGCAGGCCCAATTTTTATGAAAGATAATAAAAGTGGTGGTCATGAATGGGTTATTGAATTTACCAAAAAACCTGAAAACATGAATTATTTTACAGAGATGTTAGACAATTCATTAAAAGCTATTAACTCAGATTACGAAGCAAAACGTTACAACTCTATGACCTTAGCTATGCCAAAAATACATGTGGCGAAAGATGGTTTATTTTACGATTGGCTTAAGAAAAAAGATAAACTAGGAGGCCAACACAAAGTGCCAAGATTATCTAACTCCAGAGATTTTGTGGAGGAGTTGTTAAAGATGTAA
- a CDS encoding polyprenyl synthetase family protein, producing MKPVELIKLPIKKEMELFERKFKDSMLSKVPLLNRITYYIVRRKGKQMRPMFVFLVAKMVSNGGFDERTYRGASVVELIHTATLVHDDVVDDSNRRRGFFSINALWKNKIAVLVGDFLLSKGLLLSIDNEDFDLLKLISIAVREMSEGELLQIEKARKLDITEDVYFDIIRQKTATLIAACCGIGAASVGANQETVQQMRKFGEYIGIAFQIKDDLFDYSDEKIGKPTGIDIKEQKMTLPLIHTLNNCTAKEKAWIINTVKKHNKNKVRVKELIAFVKENGGIDYTISQMNSYKSKAIAILNNYPESPYRKSLLQMIDYVVERKI from the coding sequence ATGAAACCAGTAGAACTTATAAAATTGCCTATTAAGAAAGAGATGGAACTTTTTGAGAGAAAGTTCAAAGATTCCATGCTTTCTAAAGTGCCATTATTAAACAGAATTACCTATTACATTGTTCGTAGAAAAGGAAAGCAAATGAGACCAATGTTTGTTTTTTTAGTAGCAAAAATGGTTTCTAATGGTGGTTTTGATGAGCGAACGTATAGAGGAGCATCTGTAGTAGAATTAATACATACTGCAACTTTAGTGCATGATGATGTTGTAGATGATTCTAACAGAAGAAGAGGTTTCTTTTCTATAAATGCACTTTGGAAAAATAAGATTGCTGTTCTAGTGGGTGATTTTTTATTATCTAAAGGATTGTTACTTTCTATAGATAATGAAGATTTCGATTTGCTAAAGCTAATTTCTATTGCAGTTCGTGAAATGAGCGAAGGTGAGTTACTACAAATAGAAAAGGCAAGAAAATTAGATATTACAGAAGATGTTTATTTTGATATTATTCGTCAAAAAACAGCAACTTTAATTGCGGCATGTTGTGGTATTGGAGCAGCTTCTGTAGGCGCAAACCAAGAAACTGTGCAGCAAATGCGAAAATTCGGAGAATATATTGGCATCGCTTTTCAAATTAAAGATGATTTATTTGATTATTCTGATGAAAAAATAGGGAAACCTACAGGTATAGATATTAAAGAGCAAAAAATGACATTGCCTTTAATCCATACCTTAAACAATTGTACAGCCAAAGAAAAAGCTTGGATAATAAATACCGTTAAAAAGCATAATAAAAATAAAGTTCGTGTTAAAGAACTTATTGCGTTTGTAAAAGAAAATGGAGGAATAGATTATACCATTTCTCAAATGAACTCTTACAAGAGTAAAGCCATTGCTATTTTAAATAACTATCCAGAATCTCCTTACAGAAAGTCATTACTACAAATGATTGATTACGTTGTAGAACGTAAGATTTAA